A genomic stretch from Bos javanicus breed banteng chromosome 29, ARS-OSU_banteng_1.0, whole genome shotgun sequence includes:
- the LOC133241849 gene encoding pregnancy-associated glycoprotein 1-like has product MLGTQTSPSTWSQEGSMKWLVLLGLVAFSECIVKIPLRRVKTMRKTLSGKNILNNFLKEHAYRLSQISSHGSNLTFHPLRNIKDRLYVGNITIGTPPQEFQVIFDTGSSDLWVTSVFCTSPTCSTHVMFRHFDSSTFRPTKKTFSINYGSGRMKGVVVHDTVRIGDLVSTDQPFGLSVVELGFDGIPFDGVMGLNYPKLSFSGAIPIFDNLRNQGAISEPVFAFYLSKDEQEGSVVMFGGVDHRYYKGELNWIPLIQAGDWSVHMDSISMKRKVIACSGGCEALVDTGTSLIEGPRRLVNNIQKLIRAMPRGSEYYVSCSAVNTLPPIIFTIKGINYPVPAQAYILKDSRGHCYTTFKEDRLSPSTETWILGDVFLRRYFSVFDRGNDRIGLARAV; this is encoded by the exons ATGCTAGGAACCCAAACTTCCCCAAGTACTTGGAGCCAGGAAGGAAGCATGAAGTGGCTTGTGCTCCTCGGGCTGGTGGCCTTCTCAGAGTGCATAGTCAA AATACCTCTAAGGAGAGTGAAGACCATGAGAAAAACCCTCAGTGGAAAAAACATCCTGAACAATTTCCTGAAGGAACATGCTTACAGACTGTCCCAGATTTCTTCTCATGGCTCAAATCTAACTTTTCACCCCTTGAGAAACATCAAGGAT AGGCTCTACGTGGGTAACATCACCATTGGAACACCCCCTCAAGAATTCCAGGTTATCTTTGACACAGGCTCATCCGACTTGTGGGTGACCTCCGTCTTTTGCACCAGCCCAACCTGTT CTACACATGTTATGTTCAGACATTTTGATTCTTCCACCTTCCGGCCTACCAAAAAGACCTTCAGCATCAACTACGGTTCTGGAAGGATGAAAGGAGTTGTTGTTCATGACACAGTTCGG ATTGGGGACCTTGTAAGTACTGACCAGCCATTTGGTCTAAGTGTGGTGGAACTTGGGTTTGATGGTATACCTTTTGATGGCGTCATGGGCTTGAACTACCCCAAACTATCCTTCTCTGGAGCCATTCCCATCTTTGACAACCTGAGGAATCAAGGTgccatttctgagcctgtttttgcCTTCTACTTGAGCAA AGACGAGCAGGAGGGCAGTGTGGTGATGTTTGGTGGGGTGGACCACCGCTACTACAAGGGAGAGCTCAACTGGATACCACTGATCCAAGCAGGCGACTGGAGTGTACACATGGACAG CATCTCCATGAAAAGAAAGGTTATTGCTTGCTCTGGTGGCTGCGAGGCCCTTGTGGACACCGGGACATCACTGATTGAAGGCCCAAGAAGACTGGTCAATAACATACAGAAGCTCATCAGAGCCATGCCACGGGGTTCCGAG TACTACGTTTCATGTTCTGCGGTCAATACCCTGCCCCCTATTATCTTCACCATCAAAGGCATCAACTACCCAGTGCCAGCTCAAGCCTACATCCTCAAG GATTCTAGAGGCCACTGCTATACCACCTTTAAAGAGGACAGATTGAGTCCATCTACAGAGACCTGGATCCTGGGTGACGTCTTCCTGAGGCGGTATTTCTCGGTCTTTGATCGAGGAAATGACAGGATTGGCCTGGCACGGGCAGTGTAA